In Kogia breviceps isolate mKogBre1 chromosome 7, mKogBre1 haplotype 1, whole genome shotgun sequence, a single window of DNA contains:
- the RIC3 gene encoding protein RIC-3 isoform X3 produces MVRGVFTTNWPDCLPFLSRAQAVTSDQEKRLLHQLREITRVMKEGKFIDRPTPEKEAEEAPYMEDWEGYPEETYPIYDLSDCIKRRQETILVDYPDPKEPSAEEIAERMGVTEEGGGSGHLGWETPTDPRAQEDSSVNSCDPEAETCSCCFHEEEDPAVLAENAGFGADSYREQEETTEEMWPRDLRDEGPGVGAGADKADPAGVLRKRDPHRLEYRQPVW; encoded by the exons ATGGTGAGAG GAGTATTTACCACTAACTGGCCGGATTGTCTGCCGTTTCTAAGCAGAGCACAGGCCGTGACTTCTGACCAAGAAAAACGATTGCTGCATCAGCTCCGAGAAATCACCAGGGtcatgaaagaaggaaaattcaTTGACAGACCCACTCCAGAGAAAGAAGCTGAGGAGGCCCCTTACATGGAGGACTGGGAAG GTTACCCTGAAGAGACCTATCCAATTTATGACCTTTCAGATTGCATCAAGCGTAGGCAAGAAACAATCCTGGTGGATTACCCTGACCCAAAAGAGCCCTCTGCTGAGGAAATAGCTGAAAGAATGGGAGTgacagaagaaggaggaggatcAGGCCATTTGGGGTGGGAAACGCCTACCGACCCCAGAGCTCAGGAAGATAGTTCTGTTAACTCATGTGACCCAGAGGCAGAAACATGTTCCTGCTGTTTTCACGAAGAAGAGGACCCCGCTGTCTTGGCAGAGAATGCTGGATTTGGTGCAGACAGTTACCGTGAGCAGGAGGAGACCACCGAAGAAATGTGGCCCCGCGACTTGAGAGATGAAGGGCCAGGCGTCGGTGCCGGTGCCGATAAAGCAGATCCAGCGGGCGTGCTGAGGAAGCGGGACCCCCACCGTTTAGAGTACAGACAGCCagtttggtga